The proteins below come from a single Dermatophilaceae bacterium Soc4.6 genomic window:
- a CDS encoding MerR family transcriptional regulator, with product MSRRPPRRSEPGDEPRRTGRRDGELTVDELAAETGMTVRNVRAYSSRGLLPSPRLEGRTGYDGPDHVARLTLVREMLDQGYTLTAAEKLIRGAGPGRRG from the coding sequence CCGATCCGAGCCCGGGGACGAGCCGCGCCGCACCGGCCGACGTGACGGGGAGCTGACCGTCGACGAGCTTGCTGCCGAGACCGGCATGACGGTGCGCAACGTGCGCGCCTACAGCAGTCGTGGGCTGCTGCCGTCGCCGCGTCTCGAGGGCCGCACCGGCTACGACGGCCCCGACCACGTGGCTCGCCTCACGCTCGTGCGCGAGATGCTCGACCAGGGCTACACCCTGACCGCGGCCGAGAAGCTCATCAGAGGGGCTGGACCCGGACGACGAGGGTGA
- a CDS encoding lysine 2,3-aminomutase: MATIEQPYVYRHRELVEPDWTRLPGFAGVTAAQWADVQWQRAHCVKNLRQLRELMGDLLLDEVYADLERDQAERATMSMLVPPQMLNTMVPATHEPMPSAGAEFSRAFLADPVRRYMLPVFSDRHAEWPSHPHATRDSLHEHDMWVTEGLTHRYPTKVLAELLPTCPQYCGHCTRMDLVGNSTPQVLKLKLAGKPVDRYAAMLGYLGQHPEVRDVVVSGGDVANMPWKNLEAFLDRLLEIDNVRDIRLATKALMGLPQHWLADDVVEGVGRVARRARERGVNLAIHTHVNSAQSVTPAVAQAARAMLDAGVRDVRNQGVLMRGVNDTTEQLLDLCFALQDDASITPYYFYMCDMIPFSEHWRVSLAHAQHLQHAMMGYLPGFATPRIVCDVPFVGKRWVHQVEDYDTERGVSYWRKNYRTSIEGADESALSRDYVYYDPIDTLPEAGRAWWAAEVAQSGSGEESQRRATEQARASRELAEAQLT, encoded by the coding sequence ATGGCCACCATCGAACAGCCCTACGTCTACCGGCACCGCGAGCTGGTGGAGCCCGACTGGACCCGACTTCCGGGCTTCGCCGGGGTGACGGCCGCGCAGTGGGCCGACGTGCAGTGGCAGCGTGCCCACTGCGTGAAGAACCTGCGCCAGCTGCGCGAGCTGATGGGCGACCTGCTGCTCGACGAGGTCTACGCCGACCTCGAGCGCGACCAGGCCGAGCGCGCGACCATGTCGATGCTCGTGCCGCCCCAGATGCTCAACACGATGGTGCCGGCCACCCACGAGCCCATGCCCTCGGCCGGTGCGGAGTTCAGCCGGGCCTTCCTCGCGGACCCGGTCCGCCGCTACATGCTGCCGGTCTTCTCCGACCGCCACGCCGAGTGGCCCTCGCACCCGCACGCGACGCGTGACTCCCTGCACGAGCACGACATGTGGGTCACCGAGGGGCTCACCCACCGCTACCCCACGAAGGTGCTCGCCGAGCTGCTGCCGACCTGCCCGCAGTACTGCGGCCACTGCACCCGGATGGACCTCGTCGGCAACTCCACCCCCCAGGTGCTCAAGCTCAAGCTGGCGGGCAAGCCCGTCGACCGGTATGCCGCGATGCTGGGCTATCTCGGCCAGCACCCCGAGGTGCGTGACGTCGTCGTCAGCGGCGGCGACGTGGCCAACATGCCGTGGAAGAACCTCGAGGCCTTCCTCGACCGACTGCTCGAGATCGACAACGTGCGCGACATCCGGCTCGCCACCAAGGCCCTGATGGGGCTCCCGCAGCACTGGCTGGCCGACGACGTGGTCGAGGGGGTCGGACGGGTGGCCCGCCGCGCTCGTGAGCGGGGCGTCAACCTGGCGATCCACACCCACGTCAACAGCGCCCAGTCGGTCACCCCGGCGGTGGCCCAGGCCGCCCGGGCCATGCTCGACGCGGGGGTGCGCGACGTGCGCAACCAGGGCGTCCTGATGCGTGGCGTGAACGACACGACCGAGCAGCTGCTCGACCTGTGCTTCGCCCTGCAGGACGACGCGTCGATCACGCCGTACTACTTCTACATGTGCGACATGATCCCGTTCAGCGAGCACTGGCGGGTCTCCCTGGCCCACGCGCAGCACCTGCAGCACGCGATGATGGGCTACCTGCCCGGCTTCGCGACCCCCCGCATCGTGTGCGACGTGCCCTTCGTGGGCAAGCGCTGGGTGCACCAGGTCGAGGACTACGACACCGAGCGGGGAGTCTCTTACTGGCGCAAGAACTATCGCACCTCGATCGAGGGCGCCGACGAGAGTGCGCTGTCGCGCGACTACGTCTACTACGACCCGATCGACACCCTGCCCGAGGCGGGACGAGCCTGGTGGGCCGCCGAGGTGGCGCAGTCGGGGTCTGGCGAGGAGTCGCAGCGACGCGCCACCGAGCAGGCCCGGGCCAGCCGTGAGCTGGCCGAGGCCCAACTGACCTGA
- a CDS encoding TetR/AcrR family transcriptional regulator, whose protein sequence is MTAPIAAATGTPTDTADATPVRRRRMPRAEREAQILTVAEQVFAENGYQATTMDDIAERVGITKPLIYDYFGSKDGLLVACVDKARAELADATEVAFRALPEGSTLEVVMRAAIATFFEFIDQHALALQLIHHESAAAMSTGADIERIRTQQSAVLVDGLRTSVGLAHSSRMQLEGYAEIVVGACERVAVWRTHRDDVSRDEATDLVMTAVWSGLSSVGG, encoded by the coding sequence GTGACCGCACCCATCGCGGCAGCCACCGGCACACCCACGGACACCGCCGACGCGACCCCCGTCCGCCGACGCCGGATGCCGCGCGCCGAGCGGGAGGCGCAGATCCTCACGGTGGCCGAGCAGGTCTTCGCCGAGAACGGCTACCAGGCCACGACGATGGACGACATCGCCGAGCGGGTGGGCATCACCAAGCCGCTGATCTACGACTACTTCGGCAGCAAGGACGGCCTGCTCGTCGCCTGCGTCGACAAGGCGCGGGCCGAGCTCGCAGACGCGACGGAGGTCGCCTTCCGCGCCCTGCCCGAGGGGTCGACCCTCGAGGTCGTGATGAGGGCGGCGATCGCCACCTTCTTCGAGTTCATCGACCAGCACGCCCTCGCGTTGCAGCTCATCCACCACGAGAGCGCGGCCGCGATGTCGACCGGCGCAGACATCGAGCGGATCCGCACGCAGCAGTCGGCGGTGCTCGTCGACGGCCTGCGCACCTCGGTGGGGCTGGCCCACTCCTCGCGGATGCAGCTCGAGGGCTACGCCGAGATCGTCGTCGGAGCCTGTGAGCGCGTGGCCGTCTGGCGGACCCACCGCGACGACGTCAGCCGCGACGAGGCCACCGACCTGGTCATGACGGCGGTGTGGTCCGGTCTGAGCTCCGTCGGCGGCTGA